In a genomic window of Salvia splendens isolate huo1 unplaced genomic scaffold, SspV2 ctg550, whole genome shotgun sequence:
- the LOC121790568 gene encoding 2-alkenal reductase (NADP(+)-dependent)-like, with protein MAGITAYVGFYEICSLKKGELVFISAASGVVDLLKNILGFVDAFNYNEESYLNEAIKRYFPEWIDIYFENVGGKMLDSVLLNIRPHGRITVCGTISQYDKEEPDMTHNLMYVIVKKIRMQGFVVFDYFIVEGIEAVPAALVGHFSGRKVGKQVVLVARD; from the exons ATGGCCGGTATCACTGCATATGTTGGATTTTACGAGATTTGCTCTTTAAAAAAGGGTGAACTCGTCTTTATATCGGCTGCATCAGGAGTT GTTGACCTTTTGAAGAACATATTGGGGTTTGTTGATGCATTCAACTACAATGAAGAATCGTACCTGAATGAAGCCATAAAGAG GTACTTCCCCGAATGGATCGACATATATTTCGAAAATGTAGGAGGCAAAATGCTCGATTCGGTGCTCCTGAACATTAGACCCCACGGTCGCATCACCGTCTGTGGGACGATCTCGCAGTATGACAAGGAGGAGCCAGACATGACACACAACTTGATGTATGTGATCGTAAAGAAAATCCGAATGCAAGGATTCGTCGTCTTCGACTACTTCATTGTTGAAGGAATTGAGGCTGTGCCAGCTGCTTTGGTTGGACACTTTTCTGGTCGCAAAGTGGGAAAGCAAGTTGTTCTTGTGGCTCGTGATTGA